DNA sequence from the Macrobrachium rosenbergii isolate ZJJX-2024 chromosome 55, ASM4041242v1, whole genome shotgun sequence genome:
agtgactaacgccctggtcaccaaacaaaataaaaaggtcataattattctagaccaaaacaAATATCTTAGagaatgttaaaagaacaccacttccaaaatattcgtcctcacaggatgaaaccagaattcctgttaaaagaaacatatcatatattaaaacctaaaatggtgtatgaaaaagaaatagatactTAAACAGataatgcacaatggagaacaaaatgaagaaatgcataatggagaacagaagaGTTTTACTGCATCACAAAGTGGGTGTTTCACATAacgtctggaaaaaatataagtgttaactagttatcttactcacttctatggcaGCATGTAACCATTTcccacagtggctgttcttatccactaacactgcacaaagagcaaatcacacccagccgcaaatcgaagtgaatagctATTGTATGGTTCTTCTATAATATACACCttagagagtgcacatatgcacgtattcacttaataacccctccctggaAGCATGACGACACctgttcaatgttcgaaggatcacagCGCTTCTATCAATCTGCCACGTTGTCTCCACGCATCTTGGGCATGATCaaaaggcacaaatgaacgcgtcagatacccgctgtatctaactgcggaaatttccaacgtcaacataaatgctACCTGCATCGGAGAtacttttcacaggccagcacatagtttgctAAAAGACTTATTATATTGATCTAAGACATAAaatgatataaacttactgttagttcaaatggCGCATTCAATATTCCTAGCTGAATTAGAatcagattggcatgagcacaatctcgaCTTTGACCCTCATCCAAaacacacctcaagaaattctccttacatttagatatgcatatctcttaaaggaaatctccctaaatgaacttaACCCTTTTAACCCTTGAGGGTATATACTGGTTTTTACTGCTTACTCTGTGTGGCGATATATAGTCACTTTCAAATTACGCGCTTAAATAAACCCAACCCAAATCAGGAGATGGTTACTTTTTATTGGCTGACCATCTCCCTCCTTTTTCCAAGAAAGCCAATCAGATGATAGCACGACCTTCAGCCATATTACCTAGAATctcatgtttgtttacattttcaagttcacgcaCGGCTGTGGTCTCGAGTGATTATcgcaatatatatgtaaattttgtgatATGATATTAGAAATGcataagatatacttattttttagttatcaatAATGACATAGAGAATAAAGATTGTGTTATATAAGAGTGACAAGCTCGGACAGTGTCGTACATAAGGTTTTTGTAATGTGTTTCTCATGTTTTGTTGTCGTCAGCTGATGTCTGTTGACTGCTGATGCCCGACAGCGAACCCTTACAATAGATGATAGTTTTCTTGAATAGATAATAGAAATATGTAACCTATGTGATACACAGGTATAGTAGGGTGATAGTAAAAGATATGCCTGAGTGCTAACctcaaccagtttttttttttcttttttagaaaatggaactgtttaagaggaaaaaatttcCAGAAGGGATCGTGAGTGTATGTTGTGAAAGTTTGTTTGGTCtattgattgttttacaattgagctatatatatatatatatatatatatatatatatatatatatatatatatatatatatatatatatatatatatatatatgtgtgtgtgtgtgtgtgtgtgtgtgtgtgtgtgtgtgtgtgtgtgttttatatttacaggtaaatctatataaaaacatataaaatctaTTGAGATAGTGAAAATTCTGTGTGATGGATCGTGAAGAGAGTCTGAGGTTGTCACGCTTGATGTTTCTGATTGTATGGACATTGCTTGTGATTTTCATTATGAAACCAGTGACTCTGAAATTGATCTTGATGATCTTCATCTCATGAGTGatgatgaagaaagtgaatttgaTGAATACGATGAACCAGCTGATTCTGGTAGTGGGAATACAGGAGGGAGTGGTAGTGTTAGCAACGTTGATTTGACAGGTGTACCGGGGGGGAGTGACCAGTGGATGCCACTTCTTGATGATGATGCCGGCCCTCCTACGATTCCATTTACTGCTACAAGTGGACTGAAGCATACAATTGCTGCAGATGCTAAACCAGTTGAATATTTGAAGCTCATGTTATCAGATATATTTGAGAAAACAGCACGAGAACCGAACAGTATGCAAACCAGTGGATTGAAAGTAATGAAGAATATTTTAGACAAAAGAAGAGGTCTGTGGTGCATGAATGGATAAAACAGGGCAAGACATCTGCCAAGGAATTGTCAGCATTTCTTGGGATAATATTGAATATGGGAATCATAGCAAAACCAACCATTAGGTCTTACTGGGGCTGTTCAAACCCCAGCCAGTCAACTCCATGGTTCAGAGAATACTTCAACCGTGAAAGATTCGAGCTGctgttgaaaaattttttacacttCAACGACAACAGGAAAATGCCTGCAGCAAGTGATCCTTCTTACAAACTCTACAAAATCCAGCCTCTCATTGATCATTTCAAAAGGAAGTTCAAGGGTGCTTTTGTTCCACAGAGGGTGGTATCTATTGGCTATCGTGGGAAAACCCCTCATCTTAGGATATATATGCCAAACAGGCATCATTCTCGCTTTGGCATAAAGGTCTGGTGTCTTTGTGAAGCCAAAACCGGATATACAGTTACCTTTGAAATATACAGAGGAAAACTGGTATTGAGGTCAGTGAAGAGGGTACCACCTATGACCTTGTCATGAGACTGATGACTGAGGCAGATCTACTGTATCAAGGGTATCACCTGTGGGTTGATAATTACTTCTCTTCCCCAAAACTCTTTATGGATCTTTGGCAAAATAAAACTACGGCAACTGGGACAGTAAGGGTCAACAGAAAAGGCCTTCCACGGGATGCAGTAAGGgaaaaacttccacagcatcaaGTTGCAGAGAGACGAAAGGGACCTCTGTTGTGCATAGCATATAAAGATGGCAAGAGGACTCCAGTCGTCATCTCTACAGCAGCCAAAGGAGGTTTTACAACTGTGAAGAGGCAAAGGAAAGCAGGCAAAGAGTTGCCAATTGCAATTGCAGATTACAATTCAGTGATGGGGGGCGTCGATCTAAAGGATACTAAACTGTATCCATACCTAGCAGAGCGCAGAACTGTAAAATGGACAACAAAatcttctttatcattttttgggATTGCTGCACTGAACAGTTATATTTCTATCAGGCAAGTACCTCTCAAACTGCACAATTAGATAGATGTCACTTCATGATCAGCATCATTGATGATCTTGTTGCAGATTACGCTCCTCCAAAAGTATAGAGAAAGCGACGGACTGTACAGCAAATTCAGGCTAGTAGGCTAAGCCCCCAACCAAAATCTGGACCTTCACATGTTTCTGGAGAAAAGGAAGTCAtccatgagataaaaaaaattccaacaggGAAACAAAGGACTTGCATTGCTGACCATCCAAAACGTGTCCGAACAAGCAATTACTGCCCAAAATGTGATGCAGGAGTTTGCCCAACATGTTTCTTCAGTTGCCAAAAAAAGAATCTTAACCTGTAGTATGCACTTCTAGTAACCTTTTGCACacctttatatttcattatatcaaGTAACTGTATCATTATGCATGtcattataaagaattaaattttttggtTAAATTTCATGCTCCTttccaatttatttcaatttttttttttttgccttaatcCCACAGGGAACACCAATTCTgatattttcacattaaaattcagttcataggctttaaattgatatataatagTCTATATTTTGGGAGATAATTAACATACGGTAAGTGACAGGAAAAAGAGGCCCACTTTTCCAAAATAACATGCAATTATATGTACGCATGGGTTCGCGTGTCATAATCATTAGTCCGGGTTAAAAGggttaagatgaaaaggaatacttaagtggaattggaggcaccgacaactatggttgcattcccttttcttgagtccctGTCACATCTACACAGCACAAAGGCTGTAACGAGGCTGGTCTGACGACCGTCGCCGACCAACACCAAATGTTCGACTAACAACCGGACAAACAACCAATGCCAGTAGTTAAGCACTATTGcatgtatacttacaattaaatacacgaaacgGCCAAAACAACGCTCTTCATTACTAAATGCAAACACAACAAAACGTTATATCCTTCTTCAACATAATGCACATTTCCACTTcacgtaaatttaaaaataatacataaaaccgtaccacaacttgcggaaaagtacaaccTCTCTGGTCGAAGTTTCGACAGAGGAAAATAGCATAACGATGTgtggttataataatatatagttcCAGAAGTCTCTCTTATGATTAAGTCTAAAAAAAACCAGAAATATGATTTTCGCTATGGTTCAAGTTCAAATTTATAACTACGGTTACCTCgttgaaaaggaaacaaagacGAAGGTACAACTTATATTAATAGATTAACAGTAATGACATGTAGGTGGTTTGAAATTAAGTCCGTTTACTtgtaaattaaatcattttaaattttgatctttctttctctctctcagtctgtctgtctgtctgtgtgtctgtctctcttctctttcccactTTAAAGCAAGAAAATGTGATGGCATGAATTATGTAACATGCATGTTATATAAACCTTTAGATAGTCATTGACAGAGACAGGCTTTGATAATAATTACTCATGAATATAATAAGCTGTGcttcattcagtatttttatattacttagaTTTTTTTGCTTTGTCCTTTCTTTTGTCCTTTATTCTCCAAAGAAGAGACGTGTAGCTTTAAGCAGCAATTTAATGAGATCACTCTGAATATAATAAATTGAATGGAGTAATGGTATGCAAAATTTACACACAATAATGCGCCTTTGGCTTGttactttatgtaaatataaacaagtaacgCTTAATCCTAATATATTAGGATTACGTATtcaatattatttccgaggaagagAGAATTGGATACCAAACGACATTAGTAGCTTAATGATTGCATATAAAACTCAcggttatgtgataaaaattcattcacatacacacacacacacacacacacacacacacacacatatatatatatatatatatatatatatatatatatatatatatatatatatatatatatatatatatatatatatatacagtctaccTAAGCCAAATCACAAGTCcttaaaaagaaggcatcgtgcttaccccatgcaaaaatggaaaaaaagcacgttaaaaaagaagaatatatatatatatatatatatatatatatatatatatatatatatatatatatatatatatatatatatatgtatgtatatatgtatatgtatatatatatatatatatatatatatatatatatatatatatatatatatatatatatatatatatatatatatatatatatatatatatatatatatatatatatatatatatatatatatataatgtccaataaaaagctaaaagtatgttgtgtaaaaaaataaaataaaaaatcagcgttaataaagaaaatgaagaaaagtagtTAGATATGAATCTAGTAGAATTTAATTTAGCTTCCTTCTTCTTATTAAGGATAGCTAAAATCACCCATATACAACAGCCCATTTGACTGATGACTTCTCTGCTTGAAAAACTCCGggtaaatgttttccttttcaatttttcaagGCGTGTTTGAGatggaaggaaatttttttctctctcctgctaAAACCACTTTCAGAGGAAAAGCTTTCTACTTCGTCTTCATTTCCGTTTCTACTCTGATTGTCACGACCTAGTGATGAAGAGGCTTTCTTCATATCGCTTTCAATTCGTTGACTTTTACCCTTACACGACAGTATGAAGCTTGAGCATCTGTTAGCAATGATAATGTAATGGTTTGGCGGTATATACTTTGTCATTGCACAACTTAATGAGACACagaaaaacaaagtatatataaatacacactaatataaatatatatatatatatatatatatatatatatatatatatatatatatatatatatatatatatatatatatatatacatatatatatatatatatatatatatatatatatatatatatatatatatatatatatatatatatatatatatatatatatatatatatatatatatatatatatatatatatatatatatatatatatatatatatatatatatatatatatatatatatatatatatatatatatatatatatatatatatatatatatgtgtgtgtgtgtgtgtgtgtgtgtgtgtgtgtgtgtgtgtgtgtgtgtgtagaatctactggacacttttaccagatacatatgtaattgtaatagccacaatgccctcttaacttctcgaattctttgagcttttttggatactcttgtcactacaaagccttaagatccaagtgcaagaaattgaagtgggtGTGATGTCAgggagcgggaaacgaacccgtgtcaccataatcacaagatGGTCATGTTGCCTTGGGATTATGGTGACACAGGTTTGTTTCCCTCTACCAGATATCACATCCACTTAAATATCTTGCACTTTGATCTTAAGGCGTTGCCTTGTGATTATGTAGAcatgggttcgtttcccactgccggacatcacaaccacttcaatttcttgcacttggatcttaagactttgtagtgacaagcgtatccaaaaagcacgaagaattcgagaagttgagaggccatatatatatatatatatatatatatatatatatatatatatatatatatatatatatatatatatatatatatatatatatatatatatatatatatatatatatatatatatatatatatatatatatatatatatatatatatatatatatatatatatatatatatattatcataagaGGTAAAACCTAACACGCCATCTCACCTCCAATACTAATGTAAACTTCAGTATaagaatgattttacttttttagaTAATGTTCATTTTAGTTCTTTTACCTTAAAGATAATTGTGTATAGAAATTCGCCCCTATTCATCTCCTCTGTCCACTACCCCCTTTGGGAAAATCTTTAATCCTTTCTATGCCCTAATGACTGCCAAAGACCTTGATTGCAGGTGCTGTTCGTCTGGAAGATGCTAATTCCACCTGTGGCAGGCACACCCAAAAGAGAAAGCACTCCCACGCTGGCAACTGACCCATGTGACTGGCGCCATATTAAACACCTGGCAGATAACCCGCATGCAGACCGTATAGAAAACAGGACTCCAAGCAAACAAGAGTTGCACTGCCTGGAATGAACAACAACGTAAACCTTATTAGGGCATAAGAGGAGAAATGCCGACTCGCTTGACCCCAGAAAAGTCTCAGACTCAGAAGATGTTGGACTATCccaggacatttgatcctccaCTCCGCTCCTTGAGCTGCCCCTTGCAGTCCTGCATGGCTGTCCCCAAGCctatggttttcttttatagtgaAGTCCCTTGATGCTACCCTTCACTGCTGGCCCCCGAGGACATAGAACCTGTCTCCTGACAAAGGTAAAGTACCAATGTCAAGGTTCTTAAGTCAATCACGTCTCTGTTAGCCTTTTACAATTTTTCCGTTTCCTCTCTAAGGTGTATAACtgcagtgagacctgtattactTTGAACTGCGTTAACGTAAGGATACTTACAGTGAAGTGAATTATTCGTTTTATTACTTGGAATTACAGGCACCGGAATGGAGGTCTTTCTTATGCACCTTCTGTGTACTCCCTCTATTTCTTAATTATACTCCCAATACACCTATGTAACCATGTGTAATACCAATTACAGATAGGAGTTACCCGCTGTGGATCTGAGCATCATCTCGTCTGCATAGTGGTAGAACctcttctttctccccctctACGATGTCCTTGGAATCAAgcctttttgagttttgtctGAGACAATATCCCAGTTGTTTATTATTCCTTTGGAATGACAGGATTCTGTTTACCTGCCCTAATTTATGCTTCAATTCTTCCGCTGATatgcatttcatgtaaatatactcATGTAAGTGAAACCTTAACTGTTTACTTGAAATTCCGCCTTTGAAGCAGGGCATAAGCTGACACTTTTGCTTGTTTTACTGAACTCAGCATAAGAGTCAGATATAGTAAATTTTCAAGGCAAGTCTTTGTTGGACTCAGActtaaaacatatgtatatatataacttatatatatatatatatatatatatatatatatatatatatatatatatatatatatatatatatatatatatatatatatatatatatatatatatatatatatatatatatatatatatatatatatatatatatatatatatatatatatatacactatctgACCAACCTGGCATTGCCAGGAAAAACTCTGATGGACAGTCTATGTGtaggggagaaagggaggagaggggaggggggagagagaagagggaaggggaaggaggaatgtgtagggaagggagaagggagagggcgaggggtttgtgttgatggtttgactgacagttctactacTTTTTTCATGAGAACGTTCATGCTTTGAACTGTTTTGGTTGAACTGACAGGTGTTACTgcgatgactgtcccttttatctaggtgttACTATGataattgtcccttttatccagaaattactgcagtgactgtccttttatccaggtattactgttttgtctgtcccttttatccaagcattactgttgtgactgtcctttttatccgtgcattactgtggtgactgttccttttatctatgtattaatgtggtgactgacTGTGGTGTCTGACagctttaaccaggtattactgtactgcctgcaacctttaaccaagtattactgcactgtctgtcccttttatccaggtatcaatGTGGTAACTAttctttttatccaggtactactatTTTGTGTGTCCCCTtcagccaggtattactgtgctgtctgacccCTTTAACCAGGGTTTACTCTTCTCTAAGTCCCTTTTAACcatgtattattgttttgtctgtcccctttaaatgtactgtctgtcccctttgaccaagtattactgttttgactgtcccctttaaccagctattactgtgctgtctgtctcttttgtctaggtattactatgttgtctgtcccctttaaccgggtattactgtgctgtctgtcccctttaaccggttattactgtgctgtctgtccactttaaccaaggattactgtgctgtctgtccactttaaccaagtattactgtgcactctgtcccttttatccagttatttctgTGGTGACTCTCACCTTTATCCAGTTATTCCTGTATTGTGTGTCCCcattatcaaggtattactgtggtgactgtccctttaatccagctATTAATGTGCTTTCTGTCAACTTTTACAAGGTATTACTCTGCTGtatgtcccttttacccagatattactgtggtgactcttccttttatccagttattactgtggtgactgtcacttttatccaggtattactgtggtgacagcaatgcattttcaataatatttttctctggtttctagtacatgaaatgaggtatgataaacccatagagttcataaaccatataagttacaaagagagggaggaagcgagatgggggaagaggaagggggcagaggtatgggtttgaaaccacCCTACTATCTAAGTTGTCTAGGTCAAATGGGATTTCCATAATGCAACATACAAACCTAATATTGTCTATAtatcagtcaatatatatatatatacaattgtggatttccataatgtacaaatatacaaacgagcatacaaacatttacttttatatataagatatatatatatatatatatatatatatatatatatatatatatatatatatatatatatatatatatatatatatatatatatatatatatatatatatatatatacatatgtgtgtgtgtatgtgtatatatatatatatatatatatatatatatatatatatatatatatatatatatatatatatatatatatatatatatatatatatatatatatatatattaaccctgCACTTTAGGCATGTGTTATTTCTATTCACTTgctgttatttgttttataatctatatatataacggtgttttaatgtgactttttgcaAGATGGTTCCTGAATAATTGCAGCCTTAGAAATGCGAAAATAGCAACTCTCGTGAAAGGTTGGCATAATAAACTCTGGTGACAATGGTGTTACCAGAGTTTATTATGCCAACCTTTCACGAGAGTTGCTAtctatatgtttgtgtgtctgtattaaCAGGTTGAGTCTTGAATCAGTACCGGTCTCGGTGACGAAGAGGAGAGCCATCATTGTTACTAGAGTTTATTATACTAACCTTATATGAATCTTAACAGTATAGCAAGTCAGCTGAATTAAGATAtggtcattttattattattattccttagtttttttcttttaaaatgtgaaGAATATTAGCCTCTTGCAAGCTATGTGAagtcatatttatctttttcttttgcaagtaTTTCTCATTTTGATGAAAGCCGAACAAATCCTTTCGTGAAGCACATACATAGCTATTGCCATTAATTGCTCATTAGTCACAATGTCCTTGCAAATTCCGGAATTTTCAGTCCCCGTGATTGAGAAATTTTATGTTATCTAAAATTGTACGAAAGGTTGGGTTCAATTGGTGCCTAGAGTTTCAGGCACACAGGACATGAGCAGACAGACACACGAAGAGGCGCATTCGATCGCCCACAGAGCAAGTTTAATTATGAGCATGACTGTCTGCTCTCCTTCTAGTCTATGGATTGTTCACGCTGAGAAAAAAGTGTCTATGGTGAACATGTTTAAGGGATTCATTTTCTGGCACTTACTTGCCAGCGATGGTATCGAGGAACAAACACACGATGCAGATGTGCAGAATTCCTGGCACAAACagactcgcacacacacacaaacacacacacacacgcgcacacacacacacacacacacacacacacacatatatatatatatatatatatatatatatatatatatatatatatatatatatatatatatatatatatatatatatatatatatatatatataaa
Encoded proteins:
- the LOC136835540 gene encoding LOW QUALITY PROTEIN: piggyBac transposable element-derived protein 4-like (The sequence of the model RefSeq protein was modified relative to this genomic sequence to represent the inferred CDS: inserted 1 base in 1 codon); its protein translation is MSDGSFSDDRRVATCRLEIHQCPWELGMFASQADKLLESEMAGKHTGIESEVVTLDVSDCMDIACDFHYETSDSEIDLDDLHLMSDDEESEFDEYDEPADSGSGNTGGSGSVSNVDLTGVPGGSDHTRTEQYANQWIESNEEYFRQKKRSVVHEWIKQGKTSAKELSAFLGIILNMGIIAKPTIRSYWGCSNPSQSTPWFREYFNRERFELLLKNFLHFNDNRKMPAASDPSYKLYKIQPLIDHFKRKFKGAFVPQRVVSIGYRGKTPHLRIYMPNRHHSRFGIKVWCLCEAKTGYTVTFEIYRGXTGIEVSEEGTTYDLVMRLMTEADLLYQGYHLWVDNYFSSPKLFMDLWQNKTTATGTVRVNRKGLPRDAVREKLPQHQVAERRKGPLLCIAYKDGKRTPVVISTAAKGGFTTVKRQRKAGKELPIAIADYNSVMGGVDLKDTKLYPYLAERRTVLFVWKMLIPPVAGTPKRESTPTLATDPCDWRHIKHLADNPHADRIENRTPSKQELHCLE